DNA sequence from the Leptolyngbya sp. SIO1E4 genome:
TAGTTGGCTGGGTCATTGTTCAAGATGGCCTAATTTGGCCTGCCAGTGTTACCTAAAATCATCCAGTTTTGAACCATGCCGAAATCGGTGGTATTTGTAGCTGACACTCACTGACTAACACCGACACACGCTGACAAAATCTACCACGAAAGTTTAATTGACAATGCCACTGGAAAAGTATTTGGCAGATTTTCGCCGCCAACCTTTACCCATCTATTCGGCATCCGTGCTCTGAATAATAGGCTCGTAGAAGCATCCGGAGATTGATTCAGGGCGATCGCTACCCGTTGCAACGTCACGATCGCAACGGGTCTCAAGTTGAGCCTGAAACGCGGCTTGAGAAAACTCCCTGCTACACTGCGAGAGAACCTCATTTCAATCTAGATTGATGCCAAAAGTTCTCGAAAACATATCAACGGATATTGTTTCAACTCTCAAGGCACTCTCAGAACCTCTGCGGATAGACGTTATTGAGCTGCTGAGGGAACAGGAAATGTGTGTCTGTGACCTGTGCGATCGCTTGGATGTAACGCAATCGAAACTATCCTTCCACTTGAAAACCCTCAGAACAGCAGGCATTGTCCGTTCGCGGCAAGAGGGACGCTGGATTTACTACCGGCTGAACTTATCGAAACTGGTCGAGCTTGAAGAATACCTAGCCGAGTTTCGTCGCTACAGTCCCCGCTTACCCGCTCGAACCTGTCCGCCGGAAGACTAAATAATGACGATGCTTGATATGTATCGACATAAAAATTTAGGGTTTACCTGAATTGCTTCGAAAAGCAGGGTAGAAAAGTCTTCTGGGCTGTATTTGGTTACTCGAACTACGTAGAGACAACCTTGATGGAATCGGCGTTTGAAGCTTTTTCAGCCTGCGTTAGGCGGTCTTGACTACACAAACCGCTTTACTTTGGAACCGCGTCTCAGAACATTTCAACCGTATTGAAACTATCAACGACATTTCAAGGGTTTTAGACACTTGGAATGTTC
Encoded proteins:
- a CDS encoding winged helix-turn-helix transcriptional regulator — protein: MPKVLENISTDIVSTLKALSEPLRIDVIELLREQEMCVCDLCDRLDVTQSKLSFHLKTLRTAGIVRSRQEGRWIYYRLNLSKLVELEEYLAEFRRYSPRLPARTCPPED